One Periophthalmus magnuspinnatus isolate fPerMag1 chromosome 8, fPerMag1.2.pri, whole genome shotgun sequence genomic window carries:
- the tmem220 gene encoding transmembrane protein 220, giving the protein MGEVGKKSKNAQLDIVWRICNACMSLFFGLATYVQINDPDAGLWMVGYGVPSLLCALIGWWPQVTESAPWRTVSDLHILLSSAAVSILGWTLVKEQVTAIFQREEGREFCGLLLTVFWLLLCRRSGRCPVGVLRVSAAAAVAVFPFVSWVYYYVNKELRADWPSHCKTAI; this is encoded by the exons ATGGGAGAGGTTGgtaaaaagtccaaaaatgCACAACTTGATATTGTTTGGCGCATCTGCAACGCTTGTATGTCGCTATTTTTCGGACTGGCAACGTACGTGCAG ATAAATGATCCAGATGCAGGATTGTGGATG GTGGGTTATGGAGTCCCCTCGCTgctctgtgctctgattggctggtggCCTCAGGTGACAG agagcgccccctggaggacaGTGTCAGATCTTCACATTCTCCTGTCTTCTGCTGCGGTCTCGATTCTAGGCTGGACACTGGTCAAAGAACAGGTCACTGCCATCTTCCAGCGTGAGGAAGGAAG gGAGTTTTGTGGACTGCTGTTGACTGTGTTTTGGCTGCTCCTCTGCCGTCGCTCAGGGAG GTGTCCTGTGGGCGTCCTCCGTGTCTCCGCTGCTGCTGCCGTTGCTGTTTTCCCTTTTGTGTCCTGGGTTTATTACTACGTGAACAAAGAGCTGAGAGCAGACTGGCCCTCGCACTGTAAAACCGCCATTTAA